The stretch of DNA GAAGACGGGCTTCTGCATCAGGCTCTGGACGTATTGCTTGTCCGCGTCGGACGGGAGCCACTCGTCCTTCTTCGCCTCGAACGCGTCCTTCGAGATGGGGTTGCCCGCGGGGTCGAAGGAGACGCCGGCGTAGATGCCGATGTGGCGGTGGAAGCGGCGGCTCGGGAGCGAGAGCTGGAACGGGATGCCGTGGGCCGCGATGGTGCGGTTCCACTTGTCGACGCCGCGCTGGCAGTCCTCGACGTACGCGTCGCGGAGGACCTCGTTCATCGCGTTGCGCATCGCGACGTCCTCCTTCACGAGCTTGCCGTCCTTCATGACGTCCATCGCGTACGCGCCGGTGAGCGCGGCGTGGTCCTCGAACTGGTCCTCCTTCGCGCGGCCCTTCATGCCGGTCGCGAAGTAGGTCGCCGCGTTCGAGCTGATCTCGCCGCCGAAGAGGTCGAGCGAGAGCGAGTACCAGAGGTTCAGGTACTTCTGCATCGTCGGGAGATCGATGAGGCCCTGCGCGCGGACCTGGTCCGGCGTCTCGAGCTTCTTCTCCGCCATCTGCTGCGCGGTGCGGTCGACGACGCGGAGCACGCCCGTCTCGCCGACGAACATGTGATGCGCCTCCTCCGTCAGCATGAAGCGCGTCGTGCGCGAGAGCGGATCGAACGCGCTCTCGGCGAGGGCGAGGAGCTGGAACTTGCCGTCACGGTCGGTGAAGAACGTGAACATGAAGAAGGAGAGCCAGTCCGTGCACGGCTCGTTGAACGCGCCGAGGATGCGCGGCTTGTCGGGATCGCCGGAGCGGCGCTGGAGGAGCGCCTCCGCCTCCTCGCGGCCGTCGCGGCCGAAATAGGTGTGGAGGAGATAGACCATCGCCCAGAGGTGACGGCCCTCCTCGACGTTGACCTGGAACAGGTTGCGGAGGTCGTAGACGCTCGGGCACGAGTGGCCGAGGAGGCGCTGCTGCTCGACGCTCGCGGGCTCGGTGTCGCCCTGGGTCACGATGATGCGGCGGAGCGCGTTGCGGTGCTCGCCGGGGACCTCTCTCCAGACCGGCTCGCCGAGGTGATCGCCAAAGCCGATTTTGCGATCGGCGACCGGGTCGGCGAGGAAAATGCCCCAGCGGTAATCCGGCATTTTCACGTAATCGAAATGGGCCCAGCCGTCGCTCGTCACGCTGATCGCGGTGCGAAGGAAGATGTCGTCCTTCTGAAAGCCGAACGGGCCCATCTCGTTCCACCACGAGAGGAAGTTCGGTTGCCAGGCCTCGAGCGCGCGCTGAAGTCGCTTGTCGGACGAGAGGTCGACGTTGTTCGGAATCTTGGTGTCGTTGACGACGGTCGACATCGCTCAGGTCCTCGCAAAGTTGAATTCCGGGCGCTCCGGTTTTCCGTAAAGGGTCA from Labilithrix sp. encodes:
- the boxB gene encoding benzoyl-CoA 2,3-epoxidase subunit BoxB, which gives rise to MSTVVNDTKIPNNVDLSSDKRLQRALEAWQPNFLSWWNEMGPFGFQKDDIFLRTAISVTSDGWAHFDYVKMPDYRWGIFLADPVADRKIGFGDHLGEPVWREVPGEHRNALRRIIVTQGDTEPASVEQQRLLGHSCPSVYDLRNLFQVNVEEGRHLWAMVYLLHTYFGRDGREEAEALLQRRSGDPDKPRILGAFNEPCTDWLSFFMFTFFTDRDGKFQLLALAESAFDPLSRTTRFMLTEEAHHMFVGETGVLRVVDRTAQQMAEKKLETPDQVRAQGLIDLPTMQKYLNLWYSLSLDLFGGEISSNAATYFATGMKGRAKEDQFEDHAALTGAYAMDVMKDGKLVKEDVAMRNAMNEVLRDAYVEDCQRGVDKWNRTIAAHGIPFQLSLPSRRFHRHIGIYAGVSFDPAGNPISKDAFEAKKDEWLPSDADKQYVQSLMQKPVFEPKQMANWIAAPKQGIKGRPVDFEYVRREA